The Flavobacterium faecale genomic sequence CAATAGAGTCAATTTTACTGATAGTCAAGTTATTAGTGTTGGTAGTTTGCGCATAGCTAGTTAAGGTGATGATCATTAGTATAGAGAGCGATATAATTGTTGTTTTTAATGTCATTCTGAATTTTATTTAGTTAGGAAAATCTCATAATTTATTCAAAAATTAAGCCGAAAATTAACTTCTTAAACTTTCTTGCTGTGCTGGGTTTGCGTGAGGGATAGGAATAGGCTACCGAAGTAGCATGGATAGCCCGACAGTAGCAAGCAAAGGGGCTATTTACTCGCATGCTTGGGTAAGCCCCTTTGCTTGGTGGTGGCACGCCCAAAAGTGAATTGAAACGCATATGTTTTGACTGAATTTAGTATTGTGGAATGTTTATCGTTTTTGATGCTGAAGTAATCTTCAAAAGGATACTTATTGTTAATAACTTACCATGTAAAATGCGGATTTTGGCTGTGTTCTAATTTGAGTTTTTATATATTTGTTCGTTAGACAAAAAATAATACATTTTTAGAATAAAAAAACATGAGCGAAGAAATCAAGAAAGAAAATAATTATTCAGCAGATAGTATTCAGGCATTAGAAGGAATGGAGCACGTAAGGATGCGTCCTTCCATGTATATTGGAGATGTAGGTGTTCGAGGTCTTCATCATTTAGTTTATGAAGTTGTTGATAACTCGATTGATGAGGCAATGGGTGGCCATTGTGATACAATTAGAGTGGATATAAATGAAGATGGTTCTATCACTGTAGAAGATAATGGTCGTGGTATTCCGGTTGGAATGCACAAAAAAGAAGGTGTTTCGGCACTGGAGGTGGTTATGACCAAAATTGGAGCAGGGGGTAAATTTGATAAAGATTCGTATAAAGTTTCTGGAGGTCTGCACGGTGTGGGGGTTTCTTGTGTGAATGCTTTGTCTCAGCACTTGACTGCTACTGTACATAGTAGTGACGGAAAAGTGTACGAACAAGAATATGAAAAGGGGAAAGCAATGTACCCTGTGAAACAAATTGGTGAAACGACAAAAAGAGGTACAATTGTAACTTTTTATCCAGATCCAACGATTTTTACACAAACTACAGAGTATTCATATGATACTTTGTCTGCTCGTATGCGTGAGTTGGCGTACTTGAACAAAGGTATCACGATTACGTTTACAGATAAAAGAGAAAAAGATAAAGACGGAAACTTTATTGGAGAGGTTTTTCACTCTACTGAAGGTCTTAAAGAATATATTCGTTACCTAGACGGAAACCGTGAGCCAATTATTGCTCATGTAATCTCAATGGATCATGATAAAGGTGATATTCCGGTTGAGGTAGCTTTGATTTATAACACAAGTTATAGCGAAAATATTTTCTCGTATGTGAATAACATCAACACGCATGAGGGTGGAACGCACTTGCAAGGTTTTAGAACGGGTCTTACAAGATCATTGAAGAAATATGCAGATGCATCTGGAATGTTGGATAAATTGAAGTTTGATATCTCAGGGGATGACTTCCGTGAGGGATTGACAGCAATTATATCTGTAAAGGTAGCAGAACCACAATTTGAAGGGCAAACAAAAACCAAACTTGGTAACAGAGAGGTAGTTTCGCCAGTGAGTCAAGCGGTGGGGGATATGATTGAAGCGTATTTGGAAGAGAATCCAAACGATGCAAGAATCATTGTTCAGAAAGTGATTTTGGCAGCTCAGGCGCGTCATGCTGCTAAGAAGGCACGTGAGATGGTACAACGCAAAACCGTAATGGGTGGTGGTGGATTGCCAGGGAAATTATCTGACTGTTCAGAACAAGACCCTGCAAAATGTGAAGTTTACCTTGTCGAGGGAGATTCGGCAGGTGGAACAGCAAAGCAAGGTCGTGACCGTGCTTTTCAAGCGATTTTACCTTTGCGTGGTAAGATTTTGAATGTTGAAAAAGCGATGCACCATAAAGTGTTCGAAAATGAAGAGATTCGAAATATATTTACTGCTCTTGGAGTAACAGTTGGAACAGACGAAGATAGTAAGGCATTGAATATTTCAAAATTGCGTTACCATAAAGTAATTATTATGTGTGATGCCGATGTCGATGGTAGTCATATCTCTACCTTAATATTAACGTTCTTCTTTAGATTCATGAAAGAATTAATTGAAGAAGGTCATATTTACATTGCTGCACCACCTTTGTACTTAGTTAAAAAAGGAAACAAAAAAGAATACGCATGGAATGATGTACAGCGTGATCAAGCCAATGAAAGAATGGGTGGAAGTGCAGGTATTCA encodes the following:
- the gyrB gene encoding DNA topoisomerase (ATP-hydrolyzing) subunit B, whose amino-acid sequence is MSEEIKKENNYSADSIQALEGMEHVRMRPSMYIGDVGVRGLHHLVYEVVDNSIDEAMGGHCDTIRVDINEDGSITVEDNGRGIPVGMHKKEGVSALEVVMTKIGAGGKFDKDSYKVSGGLHGVGVSCVNALSQHLTATVHSSDGKVYEQEYEKGKAMYPVKQIGETTKRGTIVTFYPDPTIFTQTTEYSYDTLSARMRELAYLNKGITITFTDKREKDKDGNFIGEVFHSTEGLKEYIRYLDGNREPIIAHVISMDHDKGDIPVEVALIYNTSYSENIFSYVNNINTHEGGTHLQGFRTGLTRSLKKYADASGMLDKLKFDISGDDFREGLTAIISVKVAEPQFEGQTKTKLGNREVVSPVSQAVGDMIEAYLEENPNDARIIVQKVILAAQARHAAKKAREMVQRKTVMGGGGLPGKLSDCSEQDPAKCEVYLVEGDSAGGTAKQGRDRAFQAILPLRGKILNVEKAMHHKVFENEEIRNIFTALGVTVGTDEDSKALNISKLRYHKVIIMCDADVDGSHISTLILTFFFRFMKELIEEGHIYIAAPPLYLVKKGNKKEYAWNDVQRDQANERMGGSAGIQRYKGLGEMNAEQLWETTMDPSFRTLRQVNIDSLAEADRVFSMLMGDEVPPRREFIEKNAVYANIDA